The Nostoc sp. NIES-3756 DNA window TTTTGTTGCTTGGGAGAAAGTTTTTGTTTTAGCCGTTGAGCAAGAGTCCGAGCCGATTTAGAATTAGGGTATTTACCTTCATTTTGTCGAGACTTTTGTTCTCTATCGATACCAGTATTTTCTATTAAGATTACTGGGTGATTGCGACTACTTAAAAATTGCAAATTCGCCGTAGTCACACCAGAAGTAGGAATGATGTCTGGAAAAATTTCGACTGTAGCATTTGGCGGTTGTGTGTGAATTTTACCTACTAGCAATGTTTGACTATTTTGAGTAGTCACAAAGCTAGAAGTAGGCACAATTTGTACATTGCCTAATTTCATTGCTTCAGCCACAGCTGGCTGAGTAGTCAATACTGCTGCTGTTACACCAGGTAAGAAACTATAGAATAACTGTTGTCCTTTCACCGCATCCCCTCACACGAAAATTAATCTGGCGGCAGAAAACTTTTCTTCACCACAGAATATAGCACGATACTAAATTTTCAGAGGAATATAGTACGATACCAAACTTAGGAATCGGAACCCTGTTTGTCTTCAAAACGTCTGACGATGCGAGAAAGTTCCGCTTTTTCGTCAAAACTAACACGGGTAGGAGAGCCACTGACAATTCTTTCGTAGTTACGGAAAGAGTCTTTGATTTCTGGCCCATCTGCCGTAATATTATATTCTCTAATTCCTTTATCGTGCCAGGAACCTCTCATCTTAAATACGTTAATTGCTCTTGACATTTCTCCGCGAATTTCTACGTACTGCAACATCAAAATTGTGTCGGTGATTGTAGAGATATGAGAATCGGTAATTGAATGCGATCCCATAAATTGATCTGTAGTATTTGTAAAAAAACCAGTAATTTCTTCCTGTTTGGCATAACCTGTAACGCCAATTACAAACTGACGGAAGGCGTTATTACTTACACCCCTAGCTAGTGCTGACAGCGAATCAATGGCAATACGTGAGGGTTTAAAGTGAGCTATTTCTGATTTAATGATTTGTAGGTGGTCTTCTAGACCAGTGGATTCTGGATAGGTACAAATGATTTTGAGTAAACCTTGGCTTTCTAATTCCTCAAAATCAATACCCCAAGAGTAAGCATTGCGAGATAATTGAGCGCGTGATTCTTCGTAAGCAAATAAGATGGCTCGCTCATTACTGACACAGCCATTTTGTAAAAATTTACTTACTAACAGGGTTTTACCTGTACCTGTTGCACCTGTAGCGAGAATAATTGAATCTTTAAAGAAACCACCACCACACATTTGATCTAAAGTCGTCACCCCAGAAGAAACGCGGATGTTAGAAGACCTTTGAGTCAGGCGCATTGCTCCTAAGGGGAAGATATTTACACCTTCATTGGTAATGGTGAAAGGATACTCACCTTTCATATGAGTCGTCCCGCGCAATTTCAAAATTTCAATGGTGCGGCGGCGACGTTCTCCTTCTAAAACGTTGCGGACAATTACCACATTATCAGAAACAAATTCTTCCACACCAAAAGAAGCGACTGGCCCGTATTCTTCACCCCGTTCCGTAGTGATTACAGTGGTGACATTGAGTTGTTTGAGCCGCGCTACTAAACGAAAAATCTCTCGACGGACTACTCCCACCGCTTCATACTGCTGAAATACGGCGGTAATTGAGTCGATAGATACCCGTTTGGCTTTATATTTACGAATTGCATACTGCAAACGCTCAATTAATGCGGAGAGGTCGAAATTGCCTACAATGTCTTGTCCTTCTGGGTCTGGGGACGCATCTAAAATAAATAATTTACCCTCATTAATTAGGCGTTGTAAATTCCAGCCAAATATATCAGCATTCTTGATGATGTCGCTCGGAGATTCTTCAAAGGTAACAAAGACTCCAGGTTCATCAAAATATGTAATGCCATTAAAGAGAAACTGTAGAGATAATAAAGTTTTGCCTGTACCGGAAGTTCCACTAACTAAAGTAGTTCTACCAGCTGGTAATCCGCCATGACTAATATCGTCAAAGCCTTCAATCATTGTACGAATTTTTTCTACACCATTACCTGATGTAATGTTCTGTTCCTGTTGCTCGTTGTCACTCATCGCTTGCTAATAATAGGCCGTTATGCCCAGTTTTTATATGACTAAAGTTTGGTAAATTATGTTTAACACTTCAAGGTTAAAGATTACTTTGGGCTTCCCAATCTTCTTCTGTTAGTTCTTCATACAATAAATCTAAACCAATTAGGACTCTTTCCCGGTCAGAAAGATCACCGATAATTTTGCGGACTGGCGGCGGCAAAATTTTA harbors:
- the kaiC gene encoding circadian clock protein KaiC encodes the protein MSDNEQQEQNITSGNGVEKIRTMIEGFDDISHGGLPAGRTTLVSGTSGTGKTLLSLQFLFNGITYFDEPGVFVTFEESPSDIIKNADIFGWNLQRLINEGKLFILDASPDPEGQDIVGNFDLSALIERLQYAIRKYKAKRVSIDSITAVFQQYEAVGVVRREIFRLVARLKQLNVTTVITTERGEEYGPVASFGVEEFVSDNVVIVRNVLEGERRRRTIEILKLRGTTHMKGEYPFTITNEGVNIFPLGAMRLTQRSSNIRVSSGVTTLDQMCGGGFFKDSIILATGATGTGKTLLVSKFLQNGCVSNERAILFAYEESRAQLSRNAYSWGIDFEELESQGLLKIICTYPESTGLEDHLQIIKSEIAHFKPSRIAIDSLSALARGVSNNAFRQFVIGVTGYAKQEEITGFFTNTTDQFMGSHSITDSHISTITDTILMLQYVEIRGEMSRAINVFKMRGSWHDKGIREYNITADGPEIKDSFRNYERIVSGSPTRVSFDEKAELSRIVRRFEDKQGSDS